ATAGTCCATTATGATAAATCCCAAAACAATTTTTATCAGATTTTTTTTACAGCATATACCATACAGGCCCACGACGAACAGCGCGATGCAAGCTGTGTATATCATTGTTTTTTCACCATTTTAAGTTTATCGCCTTCGAGGACCACCCGCGTTATGGAAAGCACAAAGAACACAAGGAAAAGGCCCGCCATGACTTTCAGGGCGATTGCGATGTTGCAAATGAGTATTGTTCCGCCGCTCATCAGATTAAAGTGGCTGGCCGCAGTTGTGGGTATGAAATTTTTGAAGAATATACCGCTTACATAAAGTCCCGCCCAGGCAACAGCCAGAAAAGCTAGTGCTCCGAGAGCTTCAATAAAAGCTCCTCTTTTCCTGGGCATTATTTTCAGTATGCGTTCTTTGCCGAAGGCCAGCATTATCAGGATGAATACCGCGGCAAGAATTACGCCTCCGGCAAACCCGCCGCCCGGACTGAGCTGGCCGTATAGCACTATGTAACAGCCGAATACAAATATGAATCCTTCCAGGATGTTGCAGACGGTCTTGACCACTTCGCTCATGCCGCCGGATATTTTTTTCTCATCGTTCATTTTTTGCCTCTCTTCTTAGAATTGTTATTGCGCCGATCAGCGCGGTGAAGAGTACTGTCGCTTCGCCAAGGGTATCATAAGCGCGGTAATCAAGTATAACGGAAGTGACTATGTTGGCGCTGCCGGTATCACTTAATCCTCTGCTGAGATAGGGGAATGCCACTTTGCTCACGCCGGTTCCGAAGGCGGGCATATTCCGTATGGCTTCAGCCGCGATCATGAAGAAGACGAATAAAAGAACTATGTTAAGGGCGAAGGGAAGGAAATCTCTGGTATCTGTCACTATATGTATGTCCCGCGAAATGGTTACGCGTATGAGTATGATCAAAGTAAGGATCTCTATCACGACCTGGACTATGGCTATGTCCGGCGCGCATAGGATCAGAAATATCACTGAAAGCATAAATCCCACAGCCCCGACGGCGATCACCGAAGAGAGAAGGTCTTTTGATTCAAGGGCAATAATTGAGCCCAGGATCATCAAGACCAAAAGGAAAAGGATCATAGCTTCAGTCATAGTGCTAAAAATATAATAATTCCGCCGGCAAAAATCCAGGTCAGATAGTTGCTCAGAACACCGGTGTGGAAATACCGTAAAATACCGATGATGTAGAACAGCCCCAGCTTTGTCATTTCATAAAGGTCAAATACTTTTTTATCAGCGAGCCTGAATATCTGGCGGAAAGGGAAAATATTTTCAATGCTCGCATAGAATGTTACGCCTGAGACCCTCATTTCGGGCGCAACCTTATAGCCGCCGATAAAACTTCCCGCCCGGCGGGTTTTGGAGCCCGATAACCAATAAAGTAAAATCCCGATCACAATACCGGCTATCATAAGCAG
This portion of the Candidatus Omnitrophota bacterium genome encodes:
- a CDS encoding DUF4040 domain-containing protein, encoding MTEAMILFLLVLMILGSIIALESKDLLSSVIAVGAVGFMLSVIFLILCAPDIAIVQVVIEILTLIILIRVTISRDIHIVTDTRDFLPFALNIVLLFVFFMIAAEAIRNMPAFGTGVSKVAFPYLSRGLSDTGSANIVTSVILDYRAYDTLGEATVLFTALIGAITILRREAKNER